A window from Dysidea avara chromosome 2, odDysAvar1.4, whole genome shotgun sequence encodes these proteins:
- the LOC136246468 gene encoding uncharacterized protein, producing the protein MSGTNDSGISVTELSDLNSDINIVSESPAGQDHDDNNHTTVISTYTRNQKADAQYLQASRNTKPLRKEACESDEANDKTVGPSLTSIPVEVFTTERIAKALKCQLIATLIITICIIGVLSVVPVVLYTMNPPHAGIQSIEVDAFQRLNFDTCSVNDNKSQIELSLVYDDMMKFCNFTDADCEFNTTAIIGLHSVYGLGLKTNSQCVTDSTLSFFCNATLLLCNGDSSSVSLTEECEKVRDNNCSSEWRLIENFYNISVPDCISYDKDTNITLKKAPNQPCPANFDHFCNSTCLPVCGEYSLLTQDSSSNFSLYLAVAAGFIGLIGGIITLIICYYRRNKLLKFPQIYIVYNTVIWEVYLFLNMIPLVAEKMLMCSDHKFLESTKEPTYSCQIQGFMVQLLYSCFVGFWCFHLLHLFLSLAFPFKIKLWLDSSSFRNKIHLIEVTIVMLFGLLYPVLTISTTKPQYYYNGWYCAAVSASIVFYGGILPRLIVFSIGLVFLFASLWILRKKHHLKSSNITVSNVFCLGCSYSVGEVKLGLLFCYYMVTLLLYFTASLVHLTTRDEVFAKMAKYIYCSAGGHREECNKYKTLVTAPSVMTAVAVMLFLLINLCHLMYVIHIQTVKETITKLFTR; encoded by the exons ATGAGTGGAACAAATGACAGTGGCATATCTGTTACTGAGTTATCAGACTTGAATAGTGATATTAATATTGTATCAGAAAGTCCAGCTGGACAAGATCATGATGATAACAATCATACCACTGTTATTTCAACCTACACCCGGAACCAGAAAGCTGATGCACAGTATTTGCAAGCATCAAGAAATACAAAACCACTCAGGAAAGAGGCCTGTGAAAGCGATGAAGCAAATGATAAAACAGTTGGACCTTCTCTAACAAGTATTCCAGTTGAAGTTTTCACAACAGAACGCATTGCTAAAGCATTGAAATGCCAATTAATAGCCACACTGATTATCACCATTTGTATCATTGGAGTGCTTTCTGTTGTTCCAGTTGTATTGTACACCATGAACCCACCTCATGCAGGGATACAATCCATTGAAGTTGATGCATTTCAACGTTTGAATTTTGATACTTGTTCT GTTAATGACAATAAATCACAGATAGAACTAAGCCTTGTATATGATGATATGATGAAATTCTGCAACTTCACTGATGCTGACTGTGAATTTAATACCACAGCCATAATAGGTTTACATTCTGTTTATGGCTTAGGTTTAAAAACTAATTCACAATGTGTCACAGACAGCACACTATCATTTTTCTGCAATGCAACACTTCTATTGTGTAATGGTGATAGTTCTTCAGTAAGCCTAACTGAGGAGTGTGAAAAAGTTCGTGATAACAACTGCTCATCTGAATGGAGATTAATAGAGAATTTTTATAACATATCTGTTCCAGATTGTATTAGTTATGATAAAGATACGAATATAACATTAAAGAAGGCTCCAAATCAACCTTGTCCGGCTAattttgatcatttttgtaactCAACATGCTTACCAGTGTGTGGTGAATATTCACTGTTAACACAAGATTCTTCCAGTAATTTTTCCCTCTATCTGGCAGTTGCAGCTGGTTTCATTGGGTTGATTGGTGGAATAATTACTCTAATTATTTGCTACTACAGAAGGAATAAATT ATTAAAGTTTCCACAGATATACATAGTGTACAACACAGTCATTTGGGAAGTATACT TGTTTCTTAACATGATTCCACTTGTGGCAGAAAAAATGTTAATGTGCTCAGATCATAAATTTCTAGAAAGTACCAAAGAGCCGACCTACTCTTGTCAAATACAAG GGTTCATGGTACAACTTTTGTATTCCTGTTTTGTGGGATTCTGGTGTTTTCATCTTCTTCACTTATTCCTCAGTTTGGCTTTTCCATTTAAAATCAAACTATGGCTAGACTCATCATCATTCAGAAATAAGATTCATCTTATTGAAGTGACAATCGTGATGTTGTTTGGATTACTATATCCAGTACTCACCATAAGTACAACAAAGCCACAGTATTATTATAATGGATGGTACTGTGCAGCTGTATCTGCTTCTATTGTGTTTTATGGAGGTATATTACCAAGACTCATTGTATTTTCTATTGGTCTTGTATTTCTTTTCGCTTCATTGTGGATTCTTCGAAAA AAACATCACCTGAAGTCAAGCAATATCACAGTGTCCAATGTGTTCTGCTTGGGCTGCAGCTACTCAGTTGGTGAAGTTAAATTGGGTTTATTGTTCTGCTATTACATGGTTACCTTGCTATTGTATTTTACTGCAAGTCTGGTACATTTAACAACCAGAGATGAAGTATTTGCTAAAATGGCCAAATACATATACTGCTCAGCTGGAGGTCACAGGGAAGAATGCAACAAGTACAAAACGTTAGTAACAGCACCATCTGTCATGACCGCTGTAGCTGTTATGCTATTTTTACTGATCAACTTGTGTCATCTGATGTATGTGATACACATTCAAACTGTTAAAGAAACAATAACAAAACTTTTTACACGTTGA